From the Sardina pilchardus chromosome 11, fSarPil1.1, whole genome shotgun sequence genome, the window gcgtgtgtgtgagagtaggacacaaagaaagagagctACCTCAAAGAGCTTCCAAGCACCCTGGCTCGGTTCGAGAAAATCCTGGCTTGTAACGATGGGGGTTTCCTTGTTGGAAAACAGGTAAACTCATTGATCGATCATTAAACTTTCATCACCATGCTGGCATGTGATATGGATTTATGTTACCTGGCCACACCCTTATTGTTTCCTCTTTGTTACAGATCTCCCTTGCAGATTATTTCCTGTTTCTCCAGCTGCTGAACCACCAGGTCTTAAGCCCCACTGCACTGGATGACTTCCCTAAACTGCAGGCATACAGAGATAAAATGAGTGCTCGTCCAAACATTAAGGCCTACATGAACAGTGATGCTTTCAAAAACAGGCCCATCAATGGCAATGGAAAACAATGATGTGCCTATCTATGAGCCtcagaataaacaaacactgACATGTTGAAATGAATACAATAAACTAAAACACTTTTTAAAACTGTGCTGTGATTGTATACCTCTGTAAATGAACACATATATAGCCTATTACTTTGGATGGAGTCTGTGACTGCAGTGCCAAAATAAATGACCTAAACAGACTGCTTGTTTGACTAGGTCTTAAATTTTACTAGATGTtaccagagtaggcctacataaaaaatgGCTGAGCATTTTTACTATTTCGTTCATAACAATGAATGATGACACAGCAACCTGTCACTCTGATTGTACGGACATATTCATAAATATTTCCTTTTGAGGCAAATGCATTGAGAGCAGGTTATGAGATTTTGCACTGTGCCATGCTCGACGAGTTGTTTTCAGAAAATCACTTTCTGTGCTGCAAATACCAACATGCAAATGCGCCACTGATAACTCCAGAAATGCGTCGGAATGAATAAGAAGAACCTGGTTGACTATTATGAAGTTTCTAAATCGAGGACAATATAGGGTACTCAAGAGTGCAAAAACGTACATCCATTAGGCTACCTGTCTAAGACTCACCTCCTGCAATCATTTCATGATTTCTATCTGATAATTGTCAATTTAAATTGATCGCCTATTATTTTAGCTTTAGCTATTATTTTAGCTGTAATCACTTGTAGGGCACTACCGGTCTTTGACAGTCCTTTCCGTCTATCTGAAGCTACCGGAAATATGGATAAGTGAGGCCAATCTCATTTAACAGTATTGTTAGCCTTCTGCATTTGCCCTGTCCTCCTTAACATCAATTAATGTATGTATGGATTGGAGTTGATTTGTTGTCAATGATGAGCCTTTTAGCTTTTACAACCTCACTTCTCCTCCTGGGAGCAAATATCAGGacacgtagcctactgtagctgaCCGCACTTGAACTTTGCGCGCCTCCTACATTTCTGAAATACCGACCTCCAAAACAAGATAGCCTACGTAATTttccatttcaattttcaatgttTGTAACAGCACAAGCGACCACGGTGTAGGCTACTAGGCCTATTGTAGGCTACATCCAATTAAACATTTGGCATAATAAACTGCCTGTAACCCCCTCAACAGCTTGACGAACTTCATTTGATTGACGCTCCCAGATTGCCTTTACAATTTGCCATGTAGCCTAGTGGCTTACTGCCTCCATTCAAATTAGACTTTAAGTCTACGTCAGTGTGACTcatcagaaacagacagacctacagtataaatCCCCGTCTTGCGCCACCACCAGTCGCTCGCTGACAGCTGCAGACCTTGGTCGTATCTTTGAAACGCAGAACGTCCTTCTAACACTCAACAGTAAGTAAATAGCGCATGCTTTTATCCGCGTTTGCACACGACCGTGTTAAAATATAGGCTAACTAAATATTTGGAGCAGGAGCACGTATATCTTTAGCAAAATGTGCGGGAGAGATTGAGGTCCGACAGTAGCCGCTTGCTTGCCTTCACCTCCACTTTAAAGGTCGCATGGCACAGCCTACATCTGAAGTGAACCATAGCTATTTTGACAAAAGAGcatcaaatatttattttctgaTCGGCTGCATGGGCATGCAACAGATCATGCAACAATGTAACGCCACGGTCATATAGCCTACGCGTATTTTCTCTTGCAGCATGCAATAAGTAGCATATTTAGCCTACCTCATTTACGTGCTTAGCAGTGTGCAAATAACACAATTATGATCGGCAATCAAACCACAGACAggtaaagtaggctagcctacaaccTTTCTCAAGATATGCCGCCAGCAGGCCATTCAGCAGAGAATGGTTGGCGTGGTGCCGCCGCGTTGCATAACTTCACCCACCGGACACATTTCAAGTTTTTGTCATTAAGCTCGATGGTAACAACGCAAAGCAGGCATTGCTAGGAGACTTTGGGGTGGAATACGCACTAGTCGTATAGCGGTGGTTGCATTTTTATCATGTAACGTGTATTAACATACGCTTTCTCTTTCACAGTGCCTGCGTACACCATCACTTACTTTGCGGTGCGAGGTATGTAGAATCCCTTAAGCGTGAGGTCATATGACTGATGCTTCCTCTGTGCCTTGGTGGGCGCCCGAGGGGAGAATGAAGTGCTGGTTGATTATTTGAACAGACTAGAGAATACACAAGTGGTTAGTTGTCATGAATAAAATATAGCTTTAAGTCTAATATAAGGCTTGCAGAAAAATGGTAAACTCTTAGCCTAatgttatgggatttggcagacttTTTTGTCCAtagcaacatacaaataaaaagtaaaacaatacaatataatTTAACAGTTTAATTAAAATTTGCCGTTGACCTACATTTTGATGGTTGATTGGCAAGAAAAAAAGTTTTGCATTCCTAGTATGTGACCCAGATTAAGGGCCAAAGGATCGGACCCTTTGTCCTGGCTCCGATTTGATGAGATCATAGATGTACAGGAGCCTTGTGTCTGTGGATTCGTTTTGATGTTTTTCAGGAAAACAAATGTCAagtgtctttattattatttgtcccttctgtgttgtgcagtgcagtgaTTAGTTATTTGTAGTGTTGGACATTTGACTGGTTAaccaaattcatttattttttgctgGCTTTCACAGGAGCCTTGGCTCGCAAGACCAAATACTTTAAGCACAGAAATAGTGAAAAGGATCCAATGCTGTGACAACATAACTGCCTGGGCATCTGCCAGTGTCTGTTGACTCTCTACACATTATTCAGGGCGTGTGAGTAACTCTTGGCTTGTGTTGTCCCAGGGCGATGCGGGGCCATGAAGCTCATGCTTACAGACCAGGGTCAGGAGTGGAAGGAGGTGGTTGTCAGCTTTGACGACTGGATGAAAGGCGACCTGAAGGCCACCTGCGTAAGTGGAGTTTGCTTAGTTTAAAGGAAGAGTCAATAATGATATTATCATCAACAACAAATGTATAaagcaaaaaataaacattcaagGTTGCGTTGGGCTAAAGATTAGTCTGATGCCCTAGTATCCATCCTTGTCATTTATTGCCTTATCAATTACATAATCAATGCTACTACTATTGTAATACAATTGTAGTAGCATAGTGTTCTGGCCAAAGGCATATGATGTGTATCTTGTTCTGTGGTTCATAATGTCTTGACTCTAAGGTATTTTGTATCAGTTCTCAACTTTGACTTGATATGTTGCAGGTTTTTGGCCAGCTGCCAAAGGTTCAAGATGGAGACCTGGAGTTGGTCCAGTCTAATGCTATACTGAGACACTTGGGTCGTAATCATGGTAAGTCAGTACACAGTTCATGGTTAGACATTTAGACATTTGCACTTTGGTTTTATGCTAAACCCACAACACACCCTGTCACACAACTACATATTCTTGTCTGCTGACTGCAATCAAGAATACTGACTGCTCTTCcactactttttttttctgagcatcAGCCAGACTGTGTCTAGTTTATTTTATCCAAAAATGACTATGGCCCATTGTTGGGAGGTAATTAATTTATTTCCCGTGTGTTCCCAGGTGCATACGGTAGTAACGACAAAGAGGCATCCCAGATTGACATGATGAATGATGGCGTGGAAGACCTCAGGCTTAAATACGGCAAGCTGATCTACCAGGAATACGTAAGTTCTGTTTATGTATTAGCAATGATAACAGCAGTGCTTGTAACTAGCTCGTCAGATATGATTGTTTATCCCTGAGCCCTGTTATTGTTAGTTACAAAGCACCTGTGGTGAAAAGGTCCTTTGTGATAAGATGAAGGGTTCAATAAATTGataaccgaaaaaaaaaaaaaaacgataagAGAGATAATTTGGATGTAAACAGCAGATTACAGGGTTACTACCTGGCTTCTGCTTGTTTACAGGCAATTAGGAGAATGTCTTACAACATTattttgtctgtttttcctGTACCCCTGGAAATTGTCAACTGTTTGTTGTCAACTGCTAATTTACAACTCTTAAAGTACTACTATGAGAAAAATGCCTCACAGATGTAGACCTTAAGACCTGGGCCCTGAAAGCATCGTGAGTTTAGGTCATgaagtccctcttacgaacgTCTTAAGATCTGcggactgtttcccgaaaccatcgttgCTTATGAATGTTGTGAAAACGAGTTATCCTTATCCAGAGTACTCGTAATGGCTAAGAGCATCGTAATCAGTACACTGAGGTCATGAGCAGGACATACAGGGAAATCACAACTAAGAAATAGATACCATTCtttattatatttaattatattctaGTTACCATTCTTTATTATATTTAGCCTACTTGCAATGAATCAGATTTTAGCTTGcaaaaaacatacatttaatGTTCATAATAATGTTATTAAAACAGACTTAAATTATGTATGAAACAAGACATTGGCAGAATAGTTTCTGATTCtgagtgtacagtaagtgtaggctatcttttattcGCCTATAAGGTAAGATCAGAGGAAGGAACATGTGatgcgtcaaaatctaagcctaGAATATTATTTAATCCTAGACCTACACGTCCTCACTTTCTTATTCAACCTTTTCCTCATCTTCAAACATCTTCTTCAGTGACATCCCACAATACTTTTGCGTAGGCAACACATACATTGGGACTCTCACAAGTAGCAAAGAATAGGCATGACCAATACCGGGTACCGGGCCCTGGTTAGTTGACAGACAGATTTACATTCCTACCTCATGAAAAAACATGAAGATGGTTGAAAATGGCTTGGTTAAGATACTCAATTGCATTTAAATGGAATGAATGATTTCTCTCTTTTACTTTCCAGGATACTGGAAAGGATAAGTACATCCAGGAGCTCGGTGATCATCTTTCAAAGTTTGAAGCTGTCTTGGCCAAAAACAAGTCTGGTTTCTTGATTGGAAACAAGGTATAGTAGACCATGGATTTGCATGCTTCATGCAAATAATAGGATTGTTCCTGATATTAAtcctttctgtttgtgtttctattGCAGGTGTCTTTTGCAGACTACAATTTGTTTGATCTTCTGCTCAACCATCAGGTCTTGTGTCCCACTTGTCTGGACAAATTCCCAGCCCTGAAGGCATTTTCGGCAATGATGTCAGCCCGTCCAAAAATCAAGGCATTGTTAGACTCTGATGCCTGGAAGAAATTGCCCATCAATGGAAATGGGAAACAGTAGTACTTTCAATCAAGGGCAATGGGAGACAGTAGTGCTGTAGGACTACTGATTTCTACGATATGCTACATCTCACGTCAACTATCCCCCACATTGGCACTAACTAAAGAAGCTGTCTGACAGGTTTTTTACTTTTGTAGACAATTATTAACTGTTGACTGTTAACATTTTGTACTCTTGCAATATAATGCTCCTACTAATGTGACTTGAATAAACAAACTAATTGTGAATTTGCACCACTGATATTAACTGGTTTGTACAGTGTGTCATTGATTACTGATTATAGATTATATAGGGGGAACAACATTCTTTGAACAAACTACGTAGCCTAAAAGCAATTATTTAATGCATTGATTAGCATTGTGTGAGTTGACAATCAGAGGAATTCCCATCACATAACAAAGTGAAACCATGTGATGACCATATGATCACGGTCTTAACTGACTGCAAAAAAGGGATGCCACGAGATCCTCTAGATGAACTGCAGACACAGGAGTCATTCAATAAAGGTGCCCTTAGCACATTTGCCATTGTGGTGCCAGTCATAAGGCACTCTAGGACATTGGCAAAATGATCTGGCTcaatacattctctctctcactggacTCCTGAGAAGGAGCAATACAATGTGGTGAGAAATTAAATTCAAGTCTTAAAGCATCAAATAGTTGTGATGTGAAGTGAAAAAAAGTATTCTTACTGTAATGTCAGTGAGTACTAGACACtcctgttttcatgtgtgttatGTTCAAGTATGTTAGACAGTGGTCTAGATATCAGATTAGATTCAACGTTGCAAAAGTAAGGACAACCACCAgtacaatgaaatgcagtttaACATCTACGGTAACCAGTAAGTGCAATCATTAAAAAGAGCTTAGTTTCTTTATGGAAGTGCATAAAAACATACTTAAACCACAGAATGCAGTATTATCCATCATGCAAATAAAGTGCATTGAGTTCTGAGTAATCAGACAGTCCAtaatctatatacagtataatagagACAGAGTGCAGTACGATCATATAACGTGCATTATTATCAGAGGTAGTCAGACAATCCATAGTCCATGTgtaagggagagagggcagggcaggggcTAGTGGTGGGTCTTGGTGTTGAGCAACGTTATGGTGTAAAATATAcaattacatacagtatcatacaGTAATTGTACTTTTGAGTAGGTGTAGCATCAAAATAACTGTGAAACACTTGTTCTACAATCTGAATAAACGGCTGTGGTAACCAAAGAGTGATTCGATGCATTCTGTAACACAACACAAGCGAGAGTAC encodes:
- the LOC134095574 gene encoding glutathione S-transferase P-like, whose protein sequence is MPAYTITYFAVRGRCGAMKLMLTDQGQEWKEVVVSFDDWMKGDLKATCVFGQLPKVQDGDLELVQSNAILRHLGRNHGAYGSNDKEASQIDMMNDGVEDLRLKYGKLIYQEYDTGKDKYIQELGDHLSKFEAVLAKNKSGFLIGNKVSFADYNLFDLLLNHQVLCPTCLDKFPALKAFSAMMSARPKIKALLDSDAWKKLPINGNGKQ